Below is a genomic region from Demequina sp. NBRC 110054.
GTTCGCGGTAGGTTCGGCGTATGGCCCTTCCAGGTGAGAAGCCCATCGGACGCATCCCCGTGATCGACGTCCAACCGACGCTCGAACAGGGCCGCTGGCCCGTCAAGGCGGTGATCTCGGAGGCGCTCCCGCTGCGGGCGACCGTCTTCATCGAGGGCCACGATGCGGTCGCCGCGACCGCGGTAGTCACCCATCCGAACGGCAGGACGACGCGGATGCCGATGGACGAGGTCAACCACGGCCTCGCGATCTTCGAGGCCATCCTGCTCCCGCGGACCGAGGGCCGGTGGTCGTTCCGGATCGAGGGCTGGGCGGACCCGTTCGGGACCTGGATGCACACCGCGTCCAAGAAGATCCCGGCCGGCGTCGACGTCGAGCTCACGCTCGGCGACGGTGTCTCTCTCCTCGAGCGCGCACTCGAGGACAAGTCGCTCAGCGAGCGCCAGCGAGCGGTCCTGGTCGCGGCACGCGAGACGCTCCGCTCGGGCGAGCTCTCCCCGGTGAAGACCCTCGAGGCCGCGCTCACCGACGATCTCAAGGACGTGCTGCGCACCCATCCCGTGCGGGACGGCGTGACGTCGTCACCCGAGTACCCGCTGAACGTCGAGCGCGAGCGCGCGCTCGTGAGCTCGTGGTATGAGATCTTCCCTCGCTCCGAGGGCGCGAAGCAGAACACGCGCACCGGGGAGTGGAAGTCGGGCACCTTCCTCACCGCGTCGAAGCGCCTCCCCGCGATCGCCGACATGGGCTTCGACGTCGTCTACCTCACGCCGATCCATCCGATCGGGACCACCCACCGCAAGGGGCGGAACAACTCGCTCACGGCCATGCCCGGCGACCCCGGCAGCCCGTACGCGATCGGAGCCGCCGAGGGAGGGCACGACGCGGTGCACCCGGAGCTGGGGACGATGCGCCAGTTCAGGAACTTCGTCAAGAAGGCCAACGGGCTGGGCCTCGAGGTCGCGCTCGACGTCGCGCTCCAGTGCTCCCCTGATCACCCGTGGGTCAAGGAGCACCCCGAGTGGTTCAAGGTCCGCGCCGACGGGACCATCGCGTACGCCGAGAACCCGCCCAAGAAGTACGAGGACATCCACCCGCTGTACTTCGACAACGACCCGGTCGGCCTGCGCGAGGCGATCCGCGACGTGCTCGACGTGTGGGTCGACGCGGGCGTCACACTGTTCCGCATCGACAACCCCCACACCAAGCCGCTCGAGTTCTGGGAGTGGCTCATGGCGGACTTCGCCGAGCGGCACCCCGAGGTCGTGTTCCTGTCGGAGGCGTTCACCCGTCCCCCGATGATGCACACGCTCGCGAAGGTGGGCTTCCACCAGAGCTACACGTACTTCACCTGGCGCCCCACGGCCAAGGAGATGGGCGAGTACCTCGAGGAGGTCTCGGGAGACGCCTCGTACTACATGCGGCCGAACTTCTGGCCGACGACGCACGACATCCTCACGCCCGACATGCAGCGCGGAGGCGCGCCGCTGTATCGGGCGCGCGCGGTGCTCGCCGCGACCGCGTCGCCGTCGTACGGCATCTACACCGGCTACGAGTTCGTCGAGAACGTTCCCCGCCCCGGCGTCGAGGAGCAGATCGACAACGAGAAGTACGAGTACAAGCCGCGCGACTGGAGCCGTGCCGACGAGCACGGCATCGCCTCGCTGCTCACCACGCTGAACTCCGCGAGGAAGTCGCACCCGGCGCTGCGCCGGCTGAGGGGCCTCACGGTCCACAAGACCAGCAACGACCAGATCCTGTGCTTCTCGCGACACCTCAGCGCCGAGGAGTCTCCCACCGGCCGCGCCGACACCGTGATCGTCGCGGTGTCCTTCGACCCCCACCACGTCCAGGACGGCATCGTCACGCTGGACATGGAGGCGATCGGGCAGGACGCCGACGCCCGCTTCCTGGTCGACGACGTTCTGACGGGAGCGGCCTTCACGTGGGGCCGCGACTTCTACGTGCGGCTCGATCCCGCGGGCACGATGTCGCACGTCGCGGCGGTGCGTCGATGACACTCAGGAGCACCTTCGACGCGCCGAACCGTCCCTGTCGCGGCGCCGCCCCCATGGCCTACTCTCAGGGTAACGGGACCACCAACGGCGGCGGCGCTCGCCGCCACGCGAGGCGGTCGCGCCTCGCCAACGAGAGGGAGGCGAGTGATGCCTGAGGGCCACGACCCCGCGCTGATGGCCGATATCGCGCAGGGACGACACCACTCCCCGCACTCTCTGCTCGGACCGCACGTGTCCGAGGCCGGCGTCACGATCCGCACGCTGAGGCCCTTCGCGGCCTCCGTCGAGGTCGAGACGCTCGAGGGTCGTTGGGCTGCGAAGCACGAGCAGGACGGCGTGTGGACGGTGACCATCCCGGGCAACGAGGCCCCGGACTACCGCCTGCACGTGGCGTATGACGGCGAGGCCGTGCGCCAGGACGACCCCTACCGCTTCCTGCCGACGATCGGCGAGCTCGACCTGCATCTGATCCGCGAGGGCCGCCATGAGCGGCTGTGGACCGTCCTCGGGGCCAACATCAGGCACTTCCCATCCGTGCTCGGCGACGTCCGCGGCGCCTCCTTCACCGTGTGGGCGCCCAACGCACGCGCCGTGCGCGTGGTCGGAGACTTCAACCACTGGCAGGGTCGCGGGCACGCGATGCGCTCTCTCGGCTCGTCTGGCGTGTGGGAGCTCTTCGTCCCCGACGTCGGCGAGGGCACCATCTACAAGTTCGAGATCCTCGGCAAGGACGGCCAGTGGCGCCAGAAGGCGGACCCGATGGCCCGCCGCACCGAGGTCCCGCCGCTGACCGCGTCGATCGTGACCTCCAGCGAGTACGGGTGGAACGACGACGTCTGGATGGCGTCCCGCGCCGCGTCGGAGCCGCACCGCTCGGCGATGAGCGTCTACGAGGTCCATCCCGGGTCCTGGCGCCAGGGACTGTCCTATCGCCAGATGGCCGACGAGCTCGTCGGCTACGTCTCCGACCTCGGCTTCACCCACATCGAGCTCATGCCCGTGATGGAGCACCCCTTCGGCGGCTCGTGGGGCTACCAGGTGACGGGCTACTACGCCCCGAGCGCGCGCTTCGGCGACCCGGACGACCTGCGCTACCTGATCGACCGCATGCACCAGGCCGGGATCGGCGTGCTCCTCGACTGGGTGCCGGGCCACTTCCCCAAGGACGAGTGGGCGCTCGGTCGCTTCGACGGCACGCCGCTGTACGAGCACCCGGACCCGCTTCGCGGCGAGCAGCCCGACTGGGGCACGTTCATCTTCGACTACGGCCGCTCCGAGGTCCGCAACTTCCTCGTCGCGAACGCCGTGTACTGGCTCACCGAGTTCCACGCGGACGGGCTGCGCGTCGACGCCGTCGCCTCGATGCTCTACCTCGACTACTCGCGGCAGCCCGGCCAGTGGCGGCCCAACGTCCACGGCGGGCGCGAGAACCTCGACGCCATCGCGTTCCTCCAGGAGGCCAACGCCACCGCGTACCGCACCGCCCCCGGGGTCGTCATGATCGCCGAGGAGTCGACCGCGTGGCCGGGGGTCACCGCGCCGACCAACGCCGGCGGCCTGGGGTTCGGCCTCAAGTGGAACATGGGCTGGATGAACGACACCCTCCGCTACGTGTCGGAGGAGCCCGTCCACCGCTCGTATCACCACCACACGCTGACGTTCTCGCTGATGTACGCCTTCTCCGAGCACTTCACCCTGCCGCTCAGCCACGACGAGGTCGTGCACGGCAAGGGCTCGATCTACGGCCGCATGCCGGGCGACCACTGGCAGCGCGCCGCCGGCGTGCGCGCCCTGCTCGCATACCAGTGGACCCACCCGGGCAAGCAGCTCATCTTCATGGGCACCGAGTTCGCCCAGGCCGCGGAGTGGTCCGAGAGCCGCTCGCTCGACTGGTGGCACCTCGACGACCCGCTGCACCGCGGAGTCCAGACGATGCTCCGGGACCTGAACGGCCTCTACCGGAACACCCCCGCGCTGTGGCAGCGCGACAGCGAGTCCGCAGGGTTCCAGTGGATCGACGCGGACGACTCCGAGCACAACACGATCGCGTTCCTGCGCTACGACGACGCCGGTTCGCCCGTCGCGGTGGTCGTGAACTTCGCGGGAGTGCCTCACGAGGGCTACCGCTTGGGCCTCCCCCGCGGCGGCGCATGGGACGAGGTCTTCAACACCGATGCGGAGGCCTACGGCGGATCGGGCGTGGGCAACCTCGGCCGGGTCGAGGCGGACAGCTTCCACCACCGTGGGTGGCAGCACGCCGCCACTCTGCGGGTGCCGCCCCTCGGCGCGGTCATCCTGAGGCCCGCGGGCTGACGGCCCCGAGCTCTCGCACCCAGCCTCGGCCTGCCGCGGGGCGCCTTTGGCTGACGCCCCAGGGCCCCGAACCACGCGTCGCGACAACGCTCGCGCCAGACGCACGACGGCCGCTCTCCCCCGCGGGGGTGAGCGGCCGTCGTGCGTCGCCGTCGATGCGGCGGCATGGCTAGTTGAGGAGCATCGCGAGGGAGCGGCGGCCCTGCACCACGCGCGGGTCCTGCGGCCCGACCACGTCGAACAGCTGCACCAGACGCTCTCTCACCGCATCGCGGTCGGGTCCGAACACGCGCGAGCCGACGTCGAGCAGGCGAGCGAAGGCGTCCTCGATCTGTCCGCCGAGCACGTCGATGTCGCCCACGGCGAGCTGCGCGGCGACGTCGTCGGGCGCCGCGGCAGCCGCCGCGCGCACCTCCTGAGGATCCATGCCTTCCGTGCGCTGCAGGAGCAGCACCTGAGCCCTTCCCGCACGCGCGTCCGCGTCCTTCGGGTTCTCCTTCAGCGCCTGCTCGTACGCGGCCACCGCCGCGTCCATGTCGCCGCGCTCGATCGCGTCGTAGGCCTCCTGGTGGAGCGGCGGGAGCGGCTCAGGGGCGGCCTGCTCGGCCTCGCCCTGAGCTCCCTCGGCGGCGGGACCGGTGATGCCCGCCTGCGCCGCGACCTCCTTCACCTGCGCGAGCACCTCGCGCAGCTGCTCCTCCGTCGCCGCACCCTGGAAGAGCGGCGCCGGACGCGCGCCGATCAGCGCCATCGCTGCCGGGACAGCGTTGATCTGGAACGCCTGCGCCATGCCGCGCTCGGCGTCCACATCGCAGCGGGCGGGCAGGAAGCCGCCGATCTCGCCAGCGAGTCGCTCGACGTCGAGTGCGAGCGTCTCGCTGGCGGGCGCGGCCGCCGACGTGAACACGATCACGATCGGGACCGTCATCGACTGCTCCGCGAGCGCCTGCAGGTTCGCCTCGCCTGCCGCGATGGCCGTCGGCGCACCTGACGCCTGACGCTCGGCGCGCGCTCGCTCGGCCTCCCGCGCCTTCGCGAGCGCGGCGAGGTCCACGGCTCCGCGGAGCGCGGAGTCGGGCAGCGGTGTGTCTGTCACGGGGATACCTCCGGTCTCAGCCAGCGCTGAGCTTGATCAGGGTGTGGTCGGCGGCGACGACGCCTGGAAGCGTGTCGGCGCCGGCACCAGGCACATACATCACGATGAAGTCGGCGTACGTGTAGGTGACCTTGCGCTTGATCTTCCCGTCGACCAGCGGCTGGTCGTCGTCCGCGATGATGATCGTCGCGTCCTTGACGGAGATCGACGAACGGACCGTGAGCGGTGCGAACACGATCGCGCCGCCGTCCGCGGTGCTGATCGCGAACGTCCCGTCCATGTCGGGGTTGATCGTGTCGACGAACTCGCCGTCGGACTCCTTCGCCGTCTTCGTCAGCTCCTTGCGCGCGGCGAACAGCCGCTGGCGATACGTGTCGTCCGCGAAGCTGTCGTTCAGATCGGACTTCGCACCGGAGCGCAGCAGCTTGAGGTAGTCCTCATAGGCCTGCTGCGGCGTCGGGTCGATCGTGTCCGTGTCCATGTCGAGCACGGTCGTGCCGCTCGTCGCTCCCGGCATGGAGGGCAGGGTCGCACCGGGCACCATGTGCGCCCACCCGACGAGCGTGTAGTCGTCCTCGATCGACTCCTGCACCCACACGAGCACGAGCGGCGTGAGGTCGTCGTCGGGCTGCTCGGTGACGGCCGCCATGACCCGCGGCCACTCGCCCGCCGCCGGCAGGTAGACCGCCTGCATCTCGGACGGGATGTCCGTGAGCTCGTACTTCTTGTTGTCCTTCTTGAGCTTGTACTGGGCCTTGCGCGCGCGCTTGGCCTGGCCGTCCACGCGGTTGCCGAGCACGGAGGCGTCGAGCTTCTTGTCGGCCTTCTTGAGCTCCTTGAAGGTGTCGTCGATCACGGCCTGTGCCTGCTCCTCCTGGAGCGCGGCCGCTGCCTCGACGGACGGGGCCGCCACTGGCTCGGGAACCTCGGGGGTGCAGCCGGCGACTGCCAGGACCGCAGCGGCGGTCGCGAGTGCGACGAGAGCGCGCCTCATCGGTCCTCCTCCTCGTCATCGGGCTGGACGGCCTGCTCGGGGGGCAGGAAGGGCGACTCCGAGGCCGCCTCCTCTGCTGCGGGCTTGCCATCGGCGGCCTTAGTGTCCACGGGCTCGATGGGCGCGTAGGCGTCGCTGGTCTGGACCGCGTCGGCGTCCTCGGCGAAGTCGCCGCTCGGTGCTGCGGGCTCCCCGGGGGCCGTCTGCCCGGCCGACACGATCTCGGGCTGCTCCTCCGGCGTGATCTCGGCGGCGGGGATCGCGGCACCCTCGAGTCGGCGAGCGCGCCGCGAGCCGGGCTTCGGCCCCTCGTCCCCCGCGCCGATGCGCTGGCGGTGAGCGATCCACTCCTCCGCACGCGCCTGCACGGGACGGACGTCGAAGACGAGCAGGAGCAGCGCCAGGAAGCCGACCCCGGTGAGGATCCCGCCCCACACGATCAGCGGCGTGATCCATGCGTCGTTGACCTCGCGCGACAGCTTGAGGTCCACCGAGGTCAGAGGGGAGCCGTCCTCCGACACGAAGACCAGGTCGAGGCCCACCTCGACGTCGGCGGCTCCGACGGACAGCCGGTCCGTGCCGGTCCATGAGTCTCGCCACAGGTCGGTCGAGCCCTGCAGGAGCGACTCGTACTGCGGCTCGTCTGCGGCGGACGAGGCGGACGGACTCGCGTCCGCGGCCTCGTCGTCGGCGTTCGCGGCGTCGCCGTCAGCGGCCTCGTCCGCGGTGGCCGCGTCGTCCGTCGTGTCCTTGTCCGTGGCTTTCTCGTCCGTCTTCTCGTCTTCGGTGGCCTCGTCGTCCTTGGCATCACCGTCGGACTCCTCCGACGCCGAGGGCGACGCCGACGGCGCGGGAGACATGTCGGCGACCGTGGCGGTCAGCCCGTCCCACGTGGGCATGCCCTCGACGTAGGTGACGACCTTGTCCGAGGCCCAGGCCTCGAGGTCCACCGGCAGCGCGGAGAAGGCCAGCAGCGTCCCCTCGCCGTCGACGGCGTAGCGGCCGCCCTCGGCGAAGGCCAGCATGTCGGCGGGAACGATCACGGCAGCGGTGTCGACGGTCGCGGGGACCGTGACGGTCGACTCTGGTCGCTGCGACTGAGCGACCAGTCCGACGACCAGCGCGACGACGCCGAGCAGGCCGGCTATCAGCGCGGTTGTACGCAGTCTCAAGGGTGGAACCTCCAAATATCCACTCATTACTGTAGGAGATGACCCGCAGAGGTGACACATCGGCCCTGACCGCTTTGTCAGTTCTGAGTGGGCCGCACTACCCTTGGGGGAGCCGCTGACGCTCCCCCGCACAGCGCCCCGACCCCTTGCACCTAGGAGACCCCCAGCATGGCCGAGGACAACCTCCCCTTCCCGATCACGATGCGCGGCTTCGACCGCGAGGCGGTCGCTGCTCACATCGCGAGGCTCGAGGACGAGGCCTCGTCCGCGCGCAAGGAGGCCGAGTCGGCCCGCGCGGAGGCGGCGAAGTCCGCCAAGGCTGCCGAGGAGGCGAGCAAGAGCCTCAAGGAGGCGGACCAGCCGACGTACAAGGGCCTCGGTGCCCGCGTCGAGCAGCTGCTGCGGTCGGCAGAGGAGCAGTCCTCCGACGTCGTCGCCCGCGCGAACACCCACGCGCAGGACACCGTCGCAAGGGCGAACGTCGCCGCGCAGCAGATCCGCGCGCGGGCCGACAACGAGGTCGCAGAGATCCTGGCGCAGAGCCGCCGCGAGGCCGACGAGATCCGCACGCAGGCCGAGCACGAGGCGGGTTCGGCCCGTGAGGCCGCCGAGCGCCACGCCGCCGAGGTCGCCGAGCGCGCCAAGCGCGAGTCGGAGCGCATCGTCTCCACCGCCGACAGTGACGCTGCCGAGCGCAAGGCCTCCGCGGACCGCGAGCTTCACACGCTGCGCGCGACGGTCGAGCGTGAGGTCACCGAGCAGCGCGTCACGAGCCAGCGTGAGGCCACCGAGCTGGTCGAGTCGGCGCGCGCCGAGGCCGAGGAGACCACCTCGTCCGCCAACGCCGAGGCGGAGCGCCTGCGCGGCGAGGCGGAGCAGATCCTCGAGCAGGCTCGCGCGGAGCGCTCGCGTCACGAGACCGAGGTCGCAGAGCTGCGTGCGACTGCGGACGCCGAGATCGCGGACATCCGCAACTCCGCCGACAACGAGGCGGCCGCGCTGCGCGCGGAGGGCCAGGCGTCCGTTCGCGCGGCCAACGAGGAGGCCGCCGGCATCCGCTCGCAGGCCGAGGCCGCCGTCGCCGAGATGCATGAGGCGGGCGCTCGCGAGATCGCCGCGCTGCGTGCCGAGGCGGAGGCCTACGGCAAGGAGACCCGCGCCGAGGCGGACACCTACGTCAAGGAGAACCGCGCGGCGATCGCCGCGGAGATCGCCGCCGCGCGCGAGGCGGCCGACTCCTACGCGACGACCACCCGCTCCGAGGCCGACCAGCACGCCGAGCATGTGACTGCCGAGGCCGCCGCGTTCTCGAAGGCCACACGCTCCGAGGCCGACCAGCACGCCGAGCGCGTGCGCGTCGAGGCCGACACCTACTCCGACTCGACGCGTGCGCAGGCCGACGGCTACAGCCGCGACGCCCGCACCGAGGCAGACTCGTACGCGAGCACGCTGCGCGCCCAGGCCGAGGCGTTCGTGCGCGACAAGCGCACCGAGGGCGACACCTACGCGGAGTCTGTGAAGGCTCAGGCGGACGCCTACATGCGCGACAAGCGCACCGAGGCGGACACCTACCTCGAGACCACGCGGACGCAGGCCGACGCCTACGCGAGCGAGACGCGCAAGGACGCGGACAACTACGCGGAGACGACTGCCGCGCAGGCCGAGGCCTACGCGAAGGACACGCGCAAGGACGCCGACAGCTACGCGGAGACCACCAAGCTGCAGGCGGACGCCTACGGCCGCGACACCCGCACCGAGGCTGACCAGTACTCGGAGACGACCCGCGCGCAGGCCGACGTCTACGGTGCGGAGACCCGCGCCGCGGCAGCGGCAGCGGCCGAGGCGCTCCGCGCCGAGGCGAACGACTACAGCCGTGCCTCGCGCGCCGAGACCGACGGCTACGTGCGCGACACGCGCGTCGCGCTCGCCGCGGAGATCGACGCCGCGCGCGGCGACGC
It encodes:
- a CDS encoding co-chaperone YbbN codes for the protein MTDTPLPDSALRGAVDLAALAKAREAERARAERQASGAPTAIAAGEANLQALAEQSMTVPIVIVFTSAAAPASETLALDVERLAGEIGGFLPARCDVDAERGMAQAFQINAVPAAMALIGARPAPLFQGAATEEQLREVLAQVKEVAAQAGITGPAAEGAQGEAEQAAPEPLPPLHQEAYDAIERGDMDAAVAAYEQALKENPKDADARAGRAQVLLLQRTEGMDPQEVRAAAAAAPDDVAAQLAVGDIDVLGGQIEDAFARLLDVGSRVFGPDRDAVRERLVQLFDVVGPQDPRVVQGRRSLAMLLN
- a CDS encoding alpha-1,4-glucan--maltose-1-phosphate maltosyltransferase, yielding MALPGEKPIGRIPVIDVQPTLEQGRWPVKAVISEALPLRATVFIEGHDAVAATAVVTHPNGRTTRMPMDEVNHGLAIFEAILLPRTEGRWSFRIEGWADPFGTWMHTASKKIPAGVDVELTLGDGVSLLERALEDKSLSERQRAVLVAARETLRSGELSPVKTLEAALTDDLKDVLRTHPVRDGVTSSPEYPLNVERERALVSSWYEIFPRSEGAKQNTRTGEWKSGTFLTASKRLPAIADMGFDVVYLTPIHPIGTTHRKGRNNSLTAMPGDPGSPYAIGAAEGGHDAVHPELGTMRQFRNFVKKANGLGLEVALDVALQCSPDHPWVKEHPEWFKVRADGTIAYAENPPKKYEDIHPLYFDNDPVGLREAIRDVLDVWVDAGVTLFRIDNPHTKPLEFWEWLMADFAERHPEVVFLSEAFTRPPMMHTLAKVGFHQSYTYFTWRPTAKEMGEYLEEVSGDASYYMRPNFWPTTHDILTPDMQRGGAPLYRARAVLAATASPSYGIYTGYEFVENVPRPGVEEQIDNEKYEYKPRDWSRADEHGIASLLTTLNSARKSHPALRRLRGLTVHKTSNDQILCFSRHLSAEESPTGRADTVIVAVSFDPHHVQDGIVTLDMEAIGQDADARFLVDDVLTGAAFTWGRDFYVRLDPAGTMSHVAAVRR
- the glgB gene encoding 1,4-alpha-glucan branching protein GlgB, whose translation is MPEGHDPALMADIAQGRHHSPHSLLGPHVSEAGVTIRTLRPFAASVEVETLEGRWAAKHEQDGVWTVTIPGNEAPDYRLHVAYDGEAVRQDDPYRFLPTIGELDLHLIREGRHERLWTVLGANIRHFPSVLGDVRGASFTVWAPNARAVRVVGDFNHWQGRGHAMRSLGSSGVWELFVPDVGEGTIYKFEILGKDGQWRQKADPMARRTEVPPLTASIVTSSEYGWNDDVWMASRAASEPHRSAMSVYEVHPGSWRQGLSYRQMADELVGYVSDLGFTHIELMPVMEHPFGGSWGYQVTGYYAPSARFGDPDDLRYLIDRMHQAGIGVLLDWVPGHFPKDEWALGRFDGTPLYEHPDPLRGEQPDWGTFIFDYGRSEVRNFLVANAVYWLTEFHADGLRVDAVASMLYLDYSRQPGQWRPNVHGGRENLDAIAFLQEANATAYRTAPGVVMIAEESTAWPGVTAPTNAGGLGFGLKWNMGWMNDTLRYVSEEPVHRSYHHHTLTFSLMYAFSEHFTLPLSHDEVVHGKGSIYGRMPGDHWQRAAGVRALLAYQWTHPGKQLIFMGTEFAQAAEWSESRSLDWWHLDDPLHRGVQTMLRDLNGLYRNTPALWQRDSESAGFQWIDADDSEHNTIAFLRYDDAGSPVAVVVNFAGVPHEGYRLGLPRGGAWDEVFNTDAEAYGGSGVGNLGRVEADSFHHRGWQHAATLRVPPLGAVILRPAG